From a region of the Tiliqua scincoides isolate rTilSci1 chromosome 4, rTilSci1.hap2, whole genome shotgun sequence genome:
- the FAM8A1 gene encoding protein FAM8A1, with translation MADHGEATGGAAADSKALSAGEYSRRVHQWLWDSYCGYLSWQSGLAALMAGAAAASASAAVPPPAAYYYNSPFCYLLAAPEGAPAPARATTAWQPPRGRLAPPAPHAGAGAAPSLREPGRQAGREYAIPSLAHRFVAEMVDFFILFFIKAIIVLSIMHLSGIKDISKFAMHYIIEEIDEDTSMEDLQKMMIVALVYRLLVCFYEIICIWGAGGATPGKFLLGLRVVTCDTSVLIAPSRVLVIPSSNVSMTTSTIRALIKNFSIASFFPAFITLLFFQHNRTAYDIVAGTIVVKRNGVR, from the exons ATGGCCGACCACGGGGAGGCCACGGGCGGAGCCGCCGCGGACTCGAAGGCGCTGAGCGCTGGGGAGTACTCCCGGCGCGTGCACCAGTGGCTGTGGGACTCGTACTGCGGGTACCTGAGCTGGCAGAGTGGCCTGGCCGCTCTCATGGCCGGAGCCGCGGCCGCCTCTGCCTCGGCGGCCGTCCCGCCCCCCGCCGCCTATTACTACAACAGCCCCTTCTGCTACCTCCTCGCGGCCCCCGAGGGCGCCCCTGCCCCCGCCCGCGCGACCACAGCCTGGCAACCGCCAAGGGGCAGGCTCGCGCCCCCAGCCCCGCACGCCGGCGCCGGCGCCGCCCCCTCCCTGAGGGagcctggcaggcaggcag GTCGTGAATATGCTATCCCGTCTTTGGCTCACAGATTTGTAGCAGAGATGGTGGATTTTTTTATCCTGTTCTTTATTAAGGCAATCATTGTCTTGAGTATTATGCACCTCAGTGGAATAAA GGATATCTCTAAGTTTGCCATGCACTACATCATAGAAGAAATAGATGAAGACACCTCCATGGAAGACTTGCAAAAAATGATGATAGTAGCTCTTGTCTACAGACTGTTAGTCTGCTTCTATGAG ATTATTTGTATTTGGGGAGCAGGTGGGGCAACTCCTGGAAAATTTCTGCTTGGTCTTAGAGTTGTGACGTGTGATACATCTGTACTTATTGCACCAAGTCGTGTGTTAGTGATTCCATCCTCCAATGTGAGCATGACAAC atCCACAATACGAGCTTTGATCAAGAATTTTTCTattgcttccttttttcctgcATTCATTACCTTGTTATTCTTTCAACATAACCGAACAGCCTATGATATTGTAGCAGGGACAATTGTGGTAAAAAGAAATGGTGTCAGATGA